From SAR324 cluster bacterium, a single genomic window includes:
- a CDS encoding NADH:flavin oxidoreductase/NADH oxidase family protein — MLNSDSLKQELSLPCGAKVRNRFLKSAMSEALGTTDLGPGPLLNRLYQTWSEGGTEILITGNVMIDARYLGEPGNVVVENEKDLEALKQWAKAGTSKGNHLWMQINHPGKQIPGFLCKEPVAPSAVPLKLPMFNKPRAMTQEEILETIQRYGRTAGIARKAGFTGVQIHGAHGYLVSQFLSPHHNQRTDEWGGSLENRMRFLREVYLAMREQVGTDFPVSLKVNSADFQRGGFTEEESLTVIQTIADDGIDLVEISGGNYEAPAMMNGARKTAESTRQREAYFLVFAEEVRKRTKVPIAVTGGFRTAKGMIDAVESGATDIIGTARPLAIDPDFPNRIMMGHDFQSLVQEKISTGVKLLDTALMLNLTWYERQLELLGKGKKPDPYMNPWMAAAQVLFSVNLKNLRRRRA, encoded by the coding sequence ATGTTGAATAGTGATTCATTGAAACAGGAACTGAGTCTGCCTTGTGGAGCAAAAGTCAGAAACCGTTTTTTGAAATCAGCCATGAGTGAGGCTCTTGGAACAACCGATTTAGGGCCTGGTCCCTTGTTGAACCGTCTGTATCAGACGTGGTCTGAGGGTGGAACGGAAATTCTGATCACAGGCAATGTGATGATTGACGCCCGGTATCTTGGTGAACCGGGCAATGTTGTGGTTGAAAACGAAAAAGATCTGGAGGCACTGAAGCAATGGGCCAAAGCCGGTACGTCAAAGGGCAATCATCTTTGGATGCAGATCAATCATCCCGGAAAACAGATCCCGGGGTTTTTGTGCAAGGAACCCGTCGCGCCCTCGGCTGTTCCCCTGAAATTACCAATGTTCAATAAACCAAGGGCCATGACTCAGGAAGAAATTCTTGAGACCATTCAACGTTATGGCAGAACCGCTGGAATCGCCAGAAAGGCCGGTTTTACCGGTGTGCAGATTCATGGTGCGCATGGTTATCTGGTGAGCCAGTTTCTTTCTCCGCATCACAATCAGCGCACCGATGAATGGGGTGGTTCTCTGGAAAACAGAATGCGTTTTTTAAGAGAAGTTTATCTCGCCATGCGTGAGCAGGTCGGTACTGATTTTCCTGTGAGTCTTAAGGTGAATTCAGCCGATTTTCAGCGCGGGGGATTCACTGAAGAAGAATCTCTCACAGTGATTCAGACTATTGCGGATGACGGCATTGATCTGGTTGAAATTTCAGGTGGAAATTATGAAGCTCCGGCCATGATGAATGGTGCCAGAAAAACAGCCGAAAGTACCCGTCAGCGTGAAGCCTATTTTTTGGTCTTCGCGGAAGAAGTACGGAAACGCACCAAGGTTCCTATCGCGGTTACCGGTGGATTTCGAACAGCGAAAGGCATGATTGACGCTGTAGAATCAGGCGCAACCGATATCATTGGCACAGCGCGACCACTGGCGATTGATCCGGATTTTCCCAACCGCATTATGATGGGACATGACTTTCAGAGTCTGGTGCAGGAAAAAATCTCTACAGGGGTTAAACTGCTGGATACTGCGCTCATGCTGAATCTGACCTGGTACGAACGGCAACTGGAACTCCTGGGCAAGGGTAAAAAACCTGACCCCTACATGAATCCCTGGATGGCCGCGGCTCAGGTTCTGTTTTCTGTCAACCTGAAAAATTTGCGCAGACGCCGCGCTTGA